A single window of Microcoleus sp. FACHB-68 DNA harbors:
- a CDS encoding phospholipid carrier-dependent glycosyltransferase, which produces MVDSGERKKFGGLPALGLIWLVGALSDRVWFALDKSVPAWDQAEYLTGGLTYWQALQHPLWLNGEWWSSFWMISSKVPPLTYIITAGFLDLFGAGSDQATLINLLFSAILLGSVYGLGTRLFNRQIGLWAAGLCLLLPGLYLVRLDFLLDYPLTAAVTLSFYCLTIWKIQQEKERGVTGKNLRLTQWLWVSAFGICFGLALLVKQTSLFFLFVPVLWVAISAIRRRHWIGVVQLAWSLMLSVLVCGPWYRTNWLLILTGGKRATLDSAMAEGDPALNTLDAWAFYWKDLPQIVSWPLLLVPAVGFLLYWIRPLFNNQAASPPRFLPAIKWLAVFLIGAYLLCSLNINKDSRYVLPYLPVLSLLLAYGLTLWPRRWGKYIRWGTAGTAILLMLLNLWPAEGFLSRQFTQFLSPRAQHYAYLGTEWPHRQVIAEIIQTQPYLNSNLGVLPSTPAINQHNLNYYGALANFQVYARQVGVNLKQVSQDVRSLSWFITKTGDQGSVPTEAQAAIVKAVEQSADFQLKKSWPLPDGSRLKLYHRRVPAVEIQGTEKLTQSPNRLISANSNAKNPNRVQLERVTVPDQAPPGVPMPVTYEWLGSWDQLQAGLVLLTWQSNPQKSANFLIPTTQIPVSQQWLHDHGIGTGSLHKGMPANLSKKEFQVIERMAMLPPPNARGIYTLKATYLNRQTGESYPIKVPDISIKIETAAKQVPAPELDLITQLRILAISLPQGSDALTHVFEEIGRINQYDPIQDYTVQTELAMEHRLTQEGPKRGYAYALALARVLQRDAKGAISALEQVVRLDSQNPYGYAYLAFLHLYDLHPKAAEKALEPAFKINPNLPEIKALRAVAALMQGNLVQFWGDVQTLRNLK; this is translated from the coding sequence GTGGTTGATAGCGGGGAACGTAAAAAGTTTGGGGGTTTACCGGCTTTAGGGTTAATTTGGCTGGTTGGTGCATTGAGTGATCGCGTCTGGTTTGCCCTTGATAAGTCAGTGCCGGCTTGGGATCAGGCAGAATATTTAACCGGCGGTTTGACTTACTGGCAAGCTTTGCAGCACCCTCTTTGGTTGAATGGTGAGTGGTGGTCAAGTTTTTGGATGATCTCATCGAAAGTTCCTCCCCTGACCTACATCATTACAGCAGGTTTTCTTGATCTTTTTGGTGCCGGTTCCGATCAAGCCACACTGATTAATCTACTCTTTAGCGCAATTTTGTTGGGATCGGTTTATGGTTTAGGCACTCGGCTTTTTAATCGGCAAATCGGTCTTTGGGCCGCTGGATTGTGTTTGCTATTGCCTGGTTTATATTTAGTGCGCCTAGATTTTTTACTAGATTACCCCCTGACGGCTGCGGTTACGCTCTCATTTTATTGCCTCACAATTTGGAAAATTCAACAGGAAAAGGAGAGAGGGGTAACAGGAAAGAATTTACGCCTCACTCAATGGTTGTGGGTGAGTGCATTTGGCATTTGTTTCGGTCTAGCATTGCTGGTTAAACAGACATCTTTATTTTTCCTATTCGTGCCGGTGTTGTGGGTAGCAATCAGCGCGATCCGCCGCCGGCATTGGATTGGCGTGGTTCAGCTAGCTTGGTCTTTAATGCTGTCGGTGCTGGTGTGTGGCCCTTGGTATCGCACAAACTGGCTGCTAATTCTAACGGGTGGTAAACGCGCGACGCTAGATTCAGCAATGGCGGAAGGAGATCCTGCACTTAACACGTTGGATGCTTGGGCATTTTACTGGAAAGACTTACCCCAAATCGTTTCTTGGCCTTTGCTGTTAGTGCCGGCAGTCGGGTTTCTTCTGTATTGGATACGACCGCTTTTCAACAATCAAGCAGCATCTCCCCCTCGCTTTCTGCCGGCAATCAAATGGTTAGCAGTCTTCCTGATCGGCGCTTATTTATTATGTTCGCTGAATATTAACAAAGATTCCCGATATGTCTTGCCCTATCTGCCGGTGTTGTCGCTCTTGTTAGCTTATGGCTTAACACTTTGGCCGCGTCGATGGGGTAAATACATTCGTTGGGGCACTGCCGGCACTGCTATTTTATTAATGTTGTTAAATCTGTGGCCGGCAGAGGGTTTTCTCAGTCGTCAATTCACTCAATTCTTGAGTCCTCGTGCTCAACATTATGCTTATTTGGGGACTGAATGGCCTCATCGGCAAGTCATTGCTGAAATTATTCAAACGCAACCTTATTTAAACTCAAACTTAGGCGTTTTGCCTTCAACGCCGGCAATTAACCAGCACAATTTAAACTACTATGGAGCACTCGCTAACTTCCAGGTTTATGCGCGTCAGGTGGGCGTTAATTTAAAACAAGTCTCTCAGGATGTACGTTCCCTTTCCTGGTTCATTACTAAAACCGGCGATCAAGGTTCAGTTCCAACAGAAGCTCAAGCTGCCATTGTGAAAGCAGTTGAGCAAAGTGCGGATTTCCAATTAAAAAAGTCTTGGCCATTACCCGACGGCAGCCGATTGAAACTCTACCATCGGCGAGTGCCGGCTGTTGAGATACAGGGAACAGAGAAACTAACCCAATCTCCTAATCGCCTAATTTCGGCTAATTCAAACGCCAAAAACCCAAATCGAGTCCAGCTAGAACGAGTCACCGTTCCCGATCAAGCACCTCCTGGGGTGCCGATGCCGGTAACTTATGAATGGTTAGGTTCTTGGGATCAATTGCAAGCCGGTTTAGTCTTGCTTACTTGGCAAAGTAATCCCCAAAAATCGGCTAATTTCTTAATTCCAACTACCCAAATTCCCGTATCACAACAATGGTTACATGATCATGGGATTGGCACCGGCAGCTTGCATAAAGGAATGCCGGCAAACCTATCGAAAAAAGAATTTCAAGTCATTGAACGCATGGCAATGCTGCCGCCTCCCAATGCCAGGGGAATTTATACCTTAAAAGCAACTTATCTAAACCGGCAGACTGGAGAAAGTTATCCGATAAAAGTGCCCGATATTTCCATAAAAATTGAGACTGCAGCAAAACAAGTGCCGGCACCGGAATTAGATTTAATCACGCAGTTGCGAATTTTAGCAATTTCTCTGCCCCAAGGTTCAGATGCTCTCACCCATGTTTTTGAGGAGATCGGGCGAATTAACCAGTATGACCCAATTCAGGATTATACCGTTCAAACTGAATTGGCAATGGAGCACCGGCTTACTCAGGAAGGGCCAAAACGCGGTTACGCCTATGCATTGGCGCTAGCAAGGGTATTACAGCGGGACGCCAAGGGCGCTATTTCGGCACTGGAACAGGTTGTGCGGTTGGATTCGCAAAATCCCTATGGTTATGCGTATCTGGCGTTTTTGCATTTGTATGATCTGCATCCTAAAGCTGCTGAGAAGGCGCTAGAGCCGGCGTTTAAGATTAACCCGAACTTGCCAGAAATTAAGGCTCTCAGAGCTGTAGCGGCGTTAATGCAGGGGAATCTGGTGCAATTCTGGGGGGATGTGCAAACCCTAAGGAATTTAAAGTAA
- a CDS encoding PPC domain-containing protein — protein MTRFFVLSCRFVFIPLSLLVVGLSAVGAKAQNKLYNPITLPPNNQVSDTLSEKDIPTGQGGFARDYIVTLTEGEQLAVDLSSDSFDAIVSLLAEDGSTVAENDDGPDGTTNSLLFSRITKAGTYIIRVRAFGETGIGAFKLKVTRLRPI, from the coding sequence ATGACTCGTTTTTTTGTCCTCTCCTGTCGCTTCGTCTTCATTCCGCTCAGCTTGCTCGTTGTTGGCCTTAGTGCTGTGGGTGCGAAGGCCCAGAATAAGTTATATAACCCAATTACCTTACCGCCTAATAATCAAGTTTCAGATACGCTCTCAGAAAAAGATATCCCCACAGGTCAAGGTGGATTTGCAAGAGACTACATTGTGACGCTGACAGAGGGAGAACAGCTAGCAGTTGACTTGTCATCCGACAGTTTTGACGCAATTGTTTCCCTGCTAGCCGAAGATGGCTCAACCGTCGCAGAAAATGATGATGGCCCAGATGGCACCACCAACTCCCTGCTGTTTTCCCGCATTACCAAAGCCGGCACCTATATTATTCGGGTGCGAGCCTTTGGAGAAACCGGCATCGGAGCATTTAAGCTGAAAGTCACTCGCTTGCGGCCCATCTAA
- a CDS encoding STAS domain-containing protein has translation MIFGVSKAISREQAVVKNYEVLILDLSDVPLLGVTSSLAIENAIKDACDQGRHVFIVGAAGKIKRRLQDLKILELLPAQNLLMDRKEALKQAVALIKGDEVAGNVSTYQAAADRTASTGYLLETSDPVV, from the coding sequence ATGATTTTTGGAGTTTCCAAGGCGATTTCCCGTGAGCAAGCGGTTGTGAAAAACTATGAAGTGTTGATTCTGGATTTGAGCGATGTCCCGCTGTTAGGGGTGACTTCTTCCCTGGCGATTGAGAATGCGATTAAGGATGCCTGCGATCAAGGCCGGCACGTATTTATTGTGGGCGCTGCCGGCAAGATTAAGCGGAGGCTGCAAGACTTAAAGATTTTGGAACTTTTGCCAGCGCAGAACTTGCTGATGGATCGTAAGGAAGCCCTAAAGCAGGCTGTGGCGCTAATCAAGGGAGATGAAGTTGCTGGTAATGTCTCTACCTATCAGGCTGCAGCAGATCGCACTGCAAGCACAGGTTATCTATTAGAAACAAGCGATCCTGTAGTATAA
- a CDS encoding MotA/TolQ/ExbB proton channel family protein: MWPLLALSILSVATIIERLWFWANIALKERAIVNRVLEAARYDWGVANEIARQANRQPIGRFLYAPLRLLQPDPEVFRLALESAADDELASMRRGDKVLEAVIALAPLLGLLGTVLGLINSLGSIRLGDLGTSSTAGVTLGIGEALITTATGLVIAITSLAFYRVFQAFLFQQVKIFRKAGNELELLYRQFWPQSHNHRYPVDSSVAARPPEAFAENSTRDKGAVKYSAPPVEPTPLEEASRLNKAIEQTTPPEEQTPLKDSKASESPDLGSV, encoded by the coding sequence ATGTGGCCGTTGCTGGCTCTGTCTATCCTGTCTGTTGCGACGATCATCGAGCGGCTGTGGTTCTGGGCTAACATTGCGCTCAAAGAAAGGGCGATCGTGAATCGAGTGCTAGAGGCGGCTCGTTATGATTGGGGAGTTGCCAACGAAATTGCCAGACAAGCAAACCGACAGCCAATTGGGCGGTTTCTTTATGCACCCTTGCGTCTGCTACAGCCCGATCCAGAAGTGTTTCGGCTGGCACTGGAGTCGGCTGCAGACGATGAATTGGCTTCCATGCGACGCGGAGATAAAGTCTTAGAAGCTGTGATTGCCTTAGCGCCTCTTTTAGGATTGCTGGGGACAGTTTTAGGCTTAATTAACTCGCTCGGTTCAATTCGCCTAGGCGATCTGGGAACGTCTTCAACGGCAGGAGTGACTTTAGGGATTGGGGAAGCGTTGATCACAACGGCGACTGGCCTAGTCATAGCGATTACCAGTTTGGCATTTTACCGTGTGTTTCAGGCGTTTTTGTTTCAGCAAGTTAAGATTTTCCGCAAAGCTGGCAATGAGTTAGAGTTGCTTTACCGGCAGTTCTGGCCCCAATCGCACAATCACCGTTATCCGGTTGACAGTAGTGTGGCTGCACGTCCCCCAGAAGCATTTGCCGAAAATTCGACCCGCGATAAAGGAGCAGTTAAATATAGTGCCCCTCCAGTGGAGCCAACTCCATTAGAAGAGGCGAGCCGGTTGAACAAAGCGATTGAACAAACAACCCCCCCAGAGGAGCAAACTCCCTTAAAAGACTCTAAGGCGTCTGAATCTCCAGATTTGGGCAGCGTCTAG
- a CDS encoding biopolymer transporter ExbD produces MKINLDSPTEEARIEIVPLIDVIFCILTFFILAALQLTRQQAITVDLPKASTGQPQIRKMLIVGLDPFGQTYIDQRRVNPNQLSQELLTYSTNNPEGLMVLYASKEAKYNNVVQVLDQMREVGGSRVALATLPGSETDAPNPNLLTPVNPTIPGLSPSPNVTPSVPLSPLGTPAPGTTFNPNQLQLPGVPAPGDAGDLNPAPQN; encoded by the coding sequence ATGAAGATTAACTTGGATTCTCCCACTGAAGAGGCTCGGATTGAAATCGTTCCTTTGATTGATGTCATTTTTTGTATCTTGACATTTTTCATTCTTGCTGCCTTGCAACTAACCCGTCAGCAAGCGATTACGGTTGATTTACCGAAAGCGAGCACCGGCCAACCGCAGATCCGTAAAATGTTAATCGTTGGTCTCGATCCGTTCGGTCAAACCTACATCGACCAACGGCGGGTGAATCCAAATCAGCTTTCTCAAGAGCTGCTAACCTATAGCACCAACAATCCGGAGGGGTTGATGGTGCTATATGCTTCTAAGGAAGCCAAATACAACAATGTGGTGCAGGTGTTGGATCAAATGCGAGAAGTGGGGGGCAGTCGCGTTGCCTTAGCCACTCTGCCCGGTTCCGAGACTGATGCGCCCAATCCAAATCTTTTAACGCCGGTTAATCCTACAATTCCAGGCTTGAGTCCGTCTCCTAACGTCACGCCATCGGTTCCTTTAAGTCCCTTAGGCACGCCGGCACCTGGGACAACTTTTAATCCAAATCAATTGCAGTTGCCTGGAGTGCCGGCACCTGGGGATGCCGGTGATCTGAATCCGGCTCCCCAGAATTAG
- a CDS encoding methyltransferase domain-containing protein — translation MDKQASDEVRQKIRQQFDTAPYPRKPLEASPKDELNFLFTHNLVTPYYLRNQKIIKTEGKVILDAGCGSGYKALALAEANPGAKIVGIDLSEESVKLAQQRLEYHGFENTEFYAISIEELPTLNLKFDYINCDEVLYLLPNPALGLQAMKSVLKPEGIIRANLHSILQRVYYLRAQKVFKIMGLMEENPREDEIEAAVQTMRALKNEVLLKVRTWFDKADEQWILMNYLFQGDKGFTIPEMFSALKTANLEFISMVNWRRWELLDLFNPDDLPAFLAMSLPEIPVEEQLHLFELLNPVHRLLDFWCGHPNQAEPCVPVAGWQYSDWEKAVVHLHPQLKTAEIEQGLLECITNHTSFTISSYIPLPTTTPILLESSIAACLLPLWERALPVMSLVAHWLNIRPVDLVTLEPMSQETAFEEVKELLIKLETFVYVLLERSA, via the coding sequence ATGGACAAGCAAGCATCGGATGAAGTGAGGCAGAAAATTCGTCAGCAATTTGACACCGCTCCTTATCCTAGAAAGCCTCTAGAAGCATCTCCTAAGGATGAGCTTAACTTTCTTTTTACTCATAATTTAGTCACTCCTTACTATTTAAGAAATCAAAAAATTATAAAAACCGAGGGAAAAGTTATTTTAGATGCCGGGTGCGGAAGTGGCTACAAAGCCTTAGCTTTAGCTGAGGCCAACCCCGGAGCTAAAATTGTGGGAATTGACCTGTCAGAAGAATCCGTTAAACTAGCCCAGCAGCGATTGGAGTATCACGGATTTGAGAATACAGAATTTTATGCAATCTCTATAGAAGAATTGCCGACTTTAAATTTAAAGTTCGATTATATAAATTGCGACGAAGTTCTTTATCTACTGCCAAATCCAGCTTTAGGATTACAGGCGATGAAGTCTGTCCTAAAACCAGAAGGAATTATTCGGGCCAATCTGCACAGTATTCTACAGCGTGTTTACTATCTTCGCGCTCAGAAAGTTTTCAAAATAATGGGATTAATGGAGGAAAACCCTAGAGAAGATGAGATTGAAGCAGCGGTACAAACGATGAGGGCTTTGAAAAATGAAGTGCTTCTTAAGGTTAGAACTTGGTTTGATAAGGCAGACGAACAGTGGATATTAATGAATTATTTATTTCAAGGCGATAAAGGTTTTACGATACCTGAGATGTTCTCTGCTTTGAAGACTGCTAATTTAGAGTTTATCAGTATGGTGAATTGGCGGCGTTGGGAATTGCTGGATCTGTTTAACCCAGATGATTTGCCGGCCTTTTTAGCAATGAGCTTGCCAGAAATTCCTGTGGAAGAGCAGCTGCATTTGTTTGAATTGTTAAATCCAGTCCACCGGCTGCTTGATTTCTGGTGTGGTCATCCCAACCAGGCAGAACCCTGTGTCCCCGTTGCCGGTTGGCAGTATTCTGACTGGGAAAAAGCTGTTGTGCACCTACATCCTCAGCTCAAAACGGCTGAGATTGAGCAAGGGCTGCTGGAGTGCATCACGAACCACACGTCATTCACGATCAGCAGTTATATCCCGTTGCCCACCACAACTCCTATCCTGTTGGAGAGCAGTATAGCGGCTTGTCTGCTGCCATTGTGGGAGCGAGCGCTGCCGGTGATGTCCTTGGTAGCGCACTGGCTGAACATCAGGCCGGTCGATCTGGTGACTTTGGAGCCGATGAGCCAGGAAACAGCCTTCGAGGAAGTTAAGGAACTTTTGATAAAGCTAGAAACCTTTGTATACGTGCTTTTGGAGCGTTCAGCTTGA
- a CDS encoding type IV pilin-like G/H family protein, with product MKTEFKAKFLQHLNQKKQDKGFTLIELLVVVIIIGILAAIALPSLLSQTNKAKQAEARQNVGAMNRSQQAYYLERQGWATNMADLGVGIKSQTENFQYTIVGTSGATNIQNQAFAAPQKNNLKAYTGVVYTTSAATTGGTNEALTQALLCESVATSTSALAITGTDCGTLGKDLGK from the coding sequence ATGAAGACAGAATTTAAAGCCAAGTTCCTGCAACACCTTAACCAAAAGAAACAGGACAAAGGTTTCACACTAATTGAACTGCTGGTCGTTGTTATCATCATTGGTATTCTAGCTGCTATCGCCTTGCCTTCACTGCTAAGCCAAACCAACAAAGCCAAACAAGCTGAAGCTAGACAGAACGTCGGTGCGATGAACCGCTCTCAACAAGCCTACTATCTGGAAAGACAAGGGTGGGCAACGAATATGGCAGACTTGGGCGTTGGTATTAAAAGTCAAACAGAAAACTTCCAATACACCATTGTTGGGACAAGTGGAGCTACTAATATCCAAAACCAGGCGTTTGCGGCTCCCCAAAAGAACAACTTAAAAGCTTATACAGGCGTAGTCTATACTACATCCGCTGCTACCACAGGAGGCACTAACGAAGCTCTTACCCAAGCACTGCTGTGTGAATCAGTAGCAACATCAACAAGTGCACTAGCCATCACTGGAACAGATTGTGGAACTCTCGGAAAAGATTTAGGCAAGTAA